From Clostridiales bacterium, the proteins below share one genomic window:
- a CDS encoding heparinase II/III family protein, whose product MRRSKTIYWDQILEKIKTQPWASSLVNVMRQDFEDQIHRGPKDPPLEESEWGHHYFCKTCGIRLDFNITKPHIHTCPKCHKDYSGWPYDGAWRKIMHSVIVSNMERAAVLAHIPQADNRYKNYIHDTILFYANNYDKYPEHGKYAGIGKVYPQALSEAIFVIAIERILRMSADLNIFNESEYDAIGKLFFTPALHLIKPQINQINNIHAWMQASIAACANFLDDRDILKDTIYGRYGWLNQLEKGTFKEGIWYEISPTYHYYTLNALLSLAWIALENDIDLFENPTLKKMASNYVPLVYPNGKFPSYNDGWFESNIFGSCTVYEELSRFDHSFGSLLSWIYKNASPRPYSYLHSLFNNATKETGYARASIPALIYGPVSLPEPEEPVRKSFIYEDTGIAVLQNDKIRVSLKFTGNGGGHDHNDKNSIEVYANDELLSYDPGTSGYGISFTREWSRTSISHNMVCINNLLQKNSRATVLDYNDQSVCVQAQDAYRGVSLKRKISLKDDGFIDIYAVNCRVNSQIDWIFHCRGRIETRLPLKICKPFTEDNGYDQLFDLRQTVYDKEFNISFINERQKLNIHFEGEENTRVIIGKCYGADKTDILSFIMLRRYGKDTQFSQQTSICCFDK is encoded by the coding sequence ATGAGAAGAAGTAAAACAATTTACTGGGATCAAATACTGGAGAAGATTAAAACACAGCCATGGGCATCATCGTTGGTCAATGTAATGAGACAGGATTTTGAAGACCAGATCCATAGGGGACCCAAGGATCCGCCATTGGAAGAGTCCGAATGGGGGCATCATTATTTTTGTAAAACATGTGGAATCAGATTGGATTTTAATATTACCAAGCCTCATATTCATACATGCCCGAAATGCCATAAGGATTATTCAGGATGGCCGTATGATGGTGCGTGGCGCAAGATCATGCATTCGGTTATTGTAAGCAACATGGAGCGAGCTGCAGTTCTGGCCCATATTCCACAGGCTGATAATAGATATAAAAACTATATCCATGATACCATACTTTTTTATGCGAATAATTATGACAAGTATCCTGAACACGGAAAATATGCAGGTATAGGCAAAGTTTATCCACAAGCGCTCAGCGAAGCGATATTTGTCATAGCAATTGAGCGTATTTTGCGCATGAGTGCCGATTTAAACATCTTTAACGAGTCGGAATATGATGCAATCGGTAAATTATTCTTTACTCCGGCTTTGCATTTGATTAAACCCCAGATTAATCAAATCAACAATATTCATGCATGGATGCAGGCTTCAATAGCTGCTTGCGCCAACTTTTTAGATGACCGGGATATTTTGAAGGATACTATTTATGGCAGATATGGATGGCTGAATCAATTAGAAAAGGGGACATTCAAGGAGGGGATCTGGTATGAAATATCTCCGACTTATCATTACTATACCTTAAATGCGTTATTAAGCCTGGCATGGATTGCTCTTGAAAATGATATTGATTTGTTCGAGAATCCCACCTTGAAAAAGATGGCATCGAATTATGTGCCGTTAGTTTATCCAAACGGGAAGTTTCCATCTTACAATGATGGTTGGTTTGAATCGAACATTTTCGGTTCGTGTACCGTTTATGAAGAATTATCGAGGTTTGATCATTCCTTCGGGTCCTTACTATCATGGATATATAAAAATGCAAGCCCACGACCGTACTCATATTTACATTCATTATTCAATAATGCTACAAAAGAAACGGGTTATGCACGCGCTTCAATACCGGCGCTTATATATGGGCCTGTAAGCCTGCCGGAGCCTGAGGAACCGGTACGAAAAAGTTTTATTTATGAGGATACGGGTATCGCAGTTTTACAAAATGATAAAATAAGGGTATCTCTTAAATTCACAGGCAATGGAGGAGGACATGACCATAATGATAAAAATTCCATCGAAGTATATGCAAATGATGAACTTTTAAGTTATGATCCGGGGACATCCGGTTATGGGATTTCATTTACCAGGGAATGGAGCCGTACTTCTATTTCTCATAACATGGTTTGCATAAACAATCTGCTGCAGAAGAATTCACGCGCAACTGTGCTGGACTATAATGACCAAAGTGTTTGTGTGCAAGCCCAAGACGCTTATAGGGGAGTTTCCCTCAAACGGAAAATATCTTTGAAAGATGATGGATTCATTGATATTTATGCAGTCAACTGCAGGGTGAATTCACAGATCGATTGGATTTTCCATTGCAGGGGGAGAATAGAGACTCGGCTGCCGCTAAAGATATGCAAACCCTTTACGGAAGATAATGGATATGACCAATTATTTGATTTGAGGCAAACTGTTTATGATAAGGAATTCAACATATCTTTTATAAATGAAAGGCAGAAGCTTAACATTCATTTTGAAGGAGAAGAAAATACTAGAGTTATAATTGGCAAGTGCTATGGGGCCGATAAGACTGATATATTATCGTTTATAATGCTGCGACGTTATGGCAAAGATACCCAATTTTCACAGCAGACGAGCATATGCTGTTTTGATAAATAG
- a CDS encoding extracellular solute-binding protein: MKGKSVKSLLAAILVFVMSISLMGCNKSKEAKGDVNQEGKPITLRMIQRLPATYVVQDNPVIKEWEKRTNTILDIEAPPINNYNDRLNIVMASGDLPDIIMLGGTGTTYQQWAKDGLLLKLDDYFNNGKMPNAKKVLTDEELSFTRVANMNNELYSLPRVQTKPWDNIVYRKDWLDKVGLKVPTTPEEFKQVMLAFAKDDPDGNGKNDTFGFSYNIVMGPMDRNLINGFGIRPTSVPDENGNYQLMQAQDGYMKYMDWLHDMYANGSLDSEWYNTKMYEDDDKWAAGLTGAIYDNKVTEHMTATKTNDVRKVAPKAELVAGPPLRQEGKTVSDVYYAPQIWGNYGISASTKNKDQAVAFLDYGYTDECNELLAAGIQGVTYTSFDKTTRFAIKTADQKTAADKYCATYATINYQRQDKGLLMATGSTADEQDIFTKAFDEIGKQTNRITYLPEGSLAGINDENFNISNSGIPAKYTEYVTKYICGKITRQQFVDFIQKEYVPAYKGYMDIVSKSGINKKK; the protein is encoded by the coding sequence ATGAAAGGAAAAAGTGTCAAAAGTTTGTTAGCGGCAATACTTGTTTTTGTGATGTCCATTTCATTGATGGGCTGCAATAAATCAAAAGAGGCAAAGGGAGATGTAAACCAGGAGGGCAAACCGATAACACTGAGGATGATTCAACGTTTGCCTGCCACATATGTTGTACAGGACAACCCGGTAATAAAGGAGTGGGAAAAACGAACCAATACTATTTTGGACATTGAGGCTCCGCCTATCAACAACTATAATGATCGCCTGAATATTGTGATGGCATCGGGGGATTTACCCGATATTATAATGCTGGGCGGCACGGGTACAACATACCAGCAGTGGGCAAAAGACGGGCTTTTGCTAAAATTAGATGACTATTTCAACAATGGAAAGATGCCTAATGCCAAGAAAGTTTTGACAGATGAAGAATTGTCTTTCACAAGAGTCGCAAACATGAACAATGAATTATATTCATTGCCCCGCGTCCAGACAAAACCTTGGGATAACATTGTATACCGCAAAGACTGGCTTGATAAAGTCGGCCTGAAAGTACCGACGACACCGGAAGAATTTAAACAGGTAATGCTGGCTTTTGCCAAGGATGACCCGGATGGAAATGGTAAAAATGATACATTTGGATTTTCATATAATATAGTTATGGGTCCGATGGACCGTAACTTAATTAACGGTTTTGGAATCAGGCCCACCTCAGTTCCTGATGAAAATGGAAATTACCAGTTAATGCAGGCCCAGGACGGATACATGAAATATATGGACTGGCTGCATGATATGTATGCTAATGGATCTCTTGATTCTGAATGGTATAATACTAAAATGTACGAGGATGATGATAAATGGGCCGCAGGTTTAACCGGCGCCATATATGATAATAAGGTTACGGAACATATGACTGCAACTAAAACCAATGATGTCAGGAAAGTCGCCCCAAAGGCTGAATTGGTCGCAGGGCCCCCGCTAAGGCAGGAAGGGAAAACAGTTTCCGATGTGTACTATGCTCCGCAGATTTGGGGCAACTATGGAATCAGCGCAAGCACCAAGAATAAGGATCAGGCTGTAGCATTCCTCGACTATGGGTATACGGATGAATGCAACGAATTGCTGGCGGCAGGAATTCAAGGCGTAACTTATACGAGCTTTGATAAAACGACAAGATTTGCTATAAAGACAGCCGATCAAAAAACGGCGGCTGATAAATATTGCGCCACATATGCAACCATCAATTATCAGCGTCAGGATAAAGGGTTGTTGATGGCCACAGGTTCTACTGCTGATGAACAGGATATATTCACAAAAGCATTTGATGAAATAGGGAAACAAACTAACAGAATTACCTATTTGCCTGAAGGTTCACTGGCAGGTATCAATGATGAAAATTTTAATATTAGTAATTCAGGGATTCCAGCTAAATATACCGAGTATGTGACAAAGTATATTTGCGGCAAGATTACGCGTCAGCAATTTGTAGATTTTATTCAAAAAGAATATGTCCCGGCATATAAGGGCTATATGGATATTGTCAGCAAGTCAGGCATAAATAAAAAGAAATAA